A stretch of the Panicum virgatum strain AP13 chromosome 9N, P.virgatum_v5, whole genome shotgun sequence genome encodes the following:
- the LOC120688041 gene encoding cell division cycle protein 48 homolog: protein MEKLSIYRGDVVLLKGKRRRDTVCMALPDDECGEGKILIGKVARSNLRVRLADVVSVHPCHDARYGARVHVLPLDDTVEGLSGDLFEAYLKPYFVDAYRSVRKGDLFLVRGGMRSVEFKIVDIDPAVEYCIVANDTELFCDGEPVRREDEDRLDGVGYDGVGGMRKQLAQIRELVELPLRHPQLFKSIGVKPPKGILLYGPPGSGKTLIARAVANETGAFFFCINGPEIMSKMAGESESNLRKAFEEAEKNAPSIIFIDEIDSIAPNRDKTHGEVERRIVSQLLTLMDGLKARAHVIVMGATNRPNSIDPALRRFGRFDREIDIGVPDEVGRLEVLRVHTKNMKLADDVDLDVVAKDTHGYVGADLAALCTEAALQCIREKMDVIDLEDETIDAEVVSSMAITNDHLNTALAGTNPSALRETLVEVPNVSWADIGGLEGVKRELQETVQYPVEHPEKFEKFGMSPSKGVLFYGPPGCGKTLLAKAIANECQANFISVKGPELLTKWFGESEANVREIFDKARQSAPCVLFFDELDSIAMRRGGSAGDAGGAADRVLNQLLTEMDGMTAKKTVFIIGATNRPDIIDSALLRPGRLDQLIYIPVPDEASRHQIFKACLRRSPVASDVDLAALARFTAGFSGADITEICQRACKYAIREDIEKDMERERQAKERPDDMAVDCAEEPAQIKAVHFEESMRFARRSVSDADIRKYQAFAQTLQQSRGFGSEFRFPKQPQAAEPAATANADDEDDLYN from the coding sequence ATGGAGAAGCTCTCCATCTACCGCGGCGACGTCGTCCTGCTCAagggcaagcgccgccgcgacaCCGTCTGCATGGCCCTGCCGGACGACGAGTGCGGCGAGGGCAAGATTCTGATCGGCAAGGTGGCCCGCTCGAACCTCCGGGTGCGCCTCGCCGACGTCGTGTCCGTGCACCCGTGCCACGACGCTCGGTACGGGGCGCGCGTCCACGTCCTCCCCCTCGACGACACCGTCGAGGGCCTCTCGGGGGACCTCTTTGAGGCCTACCTCAAGCCCTACTTCGTCGACGCGTACCGCTCCGTCCGCAAAGGCGACCTCTTCCTCGTGCGCGGCGGCATGAGGAGCGTCGAGTTCAAGATCGTCGACATTGACCCCGCCGTCGAGTACTGCATCGTCGCCAACGACACGGAGCTCTTCTGCGACGGCGAGCCCGTCAGGCGCGAGGACGAGGACAGGCTCGACGGCGTCGGCTACGACGGCGTCGGCGGGATGCGCAAGCAGCTGGCGCAGATCAGGGAGCTGGTCGAGCTGCCACTCAGGCACCCGCAGCTGTTCAAGTCCATCGGCGTCAAGCCGCCCAAGGGCATCCTTCTCTACGGGCCGCCGGGCTCCGGCAAGACCTTGATCGCCCGCGCCGTGGCCAACGAGACCGGGGCCTTCTTCTTCTGCATCAACGGCCCCGAGATCATGTCCAAGATGGCCGGGGAGAGCGAGAGCAACCTCAGGAAGGCGTTCGAGGAGGCCGAGAAGAACGCGccctccatcatcttcatcgaCGAGATCGACTCCATTGCGCCCAACAGGGACAAGACCCACGGCGAGGTCGAGAGGCGCATCGTCTCCCAGCTGCTGACGCTCATGGACGGGCTCAAGGCGCGCGCGCACGTCATCGTCATGGGCGCCACCAACCGCCCCAACAGCATCGACCCCGCTCTGCGCCGGTTCGGGAGGTTCGACCGCGAGATCGACATCGGCGTGCCGGACGAGGTCGGCCGCCTCGAGGTGCTGCGCGTCCACACCAAGAACATGAagctcgccgacgacgtcgaccTGGACGTCGTCGCCAAAGACACGCACGGCTACGTCGGCGCTGACCTGGCCGCCCTGTGCACCGAGGCTGCCCTACAGTGCATCAGGGAGAAGATGGACGTGATCGACCTCGAGGACGAGACGATTGACGCTGAGGTTGTCAGCTCCATGGCCATCACCAACGACCACCTCAATACTGCCCTCGCCGGCACCAACCCGTCGGCTCTACGCGAGACATTGGTCGAGGTGCCCAATGTCAGCTGGGCGGACATTGGCGGCCTCGAGGGCGTCAAGCGGGAGCTGCAAGAAACCGTGCAGTACCCCGTGGAGCACCCGGAAAAGTTCGAGAAGTTCGGCATGTCCCCTTCCAAGGGCGTGCTCTTCTACGGGCCCCCCGGCTGCGGCAAGACGCTGCTCGCCAAGGCGATCGCGAACGAGTGCCAGGCCAACTTCATCAGCGTCAAGGGCCCCGAGCTGCTGACCAAGTGGTTCGGCGAGAGCGAGGCCAATGTCCGCGAGATCTTCGACAAGGCGCGCCAGTCCGCGCCGTGCGTCCTCTTCTTCGACGAGCTCGACTCGATCGCGATGCggaggggcggcagcgcgggggacgccggcggcgccgcggacaGGGTCCTCAACCAGCTGCTCACCGAGATGGACGGCATGACCGCCAAGAAGACGGTGTTCATCATCGGCGCCACCAACCGGCCGGACATCATCGACTCGGCCCTGCTTCGCCCCGGCCGCCTGGACCAGCTCATCTACATCCCGGTGCCGGACGAGGCCTCGCGGCACCAGATCTTCAAGGCGTGCCTGAGGAGGTCCCCCGTCGCCAGTGACGTCGACCTCGCCGCGCTGGCCAGGTTCACCGCGGGCTTCAGCGGCGCCGACATCACCGAGATTTGCCAGCGGGCGTGCAAGTACGCCATCCGCGAGGACATCGAGAAGGACATGGAGCGGGAGAGGCAGGCTAAGGAGAGGCCGGACGACATGGCGGTGGACTGCGCCGAGGAGCCGGCGCAGATCAAGGCTGTCCACTTCGAAGAGTCGATGAGGTTCGCGAGGAGGAGCGTCAGTGACGCGGACATCCGCAAGTACCAGGCGTTCGCGCAGACATTGCAGCAGTCGAGGGGCTTCGGCAGCGAGTTCCGCTTCCCCAAGCAGCCCCAGGCGGCGGAGCCTGCAGCGACGGCCAACGCCGACGACGAGGATGATCTCTACAACTGA
- the LOC120688042 gene encoding uncharacterized protein LOC120688042 has protein sequence MGGWSWLCCGRSNAGGAAVRLPEPFHLPAPLPEWPQGGSFAKGTICIGELDVVNITKFRSIWSCSGASFYEPDGVPDGFHCLGHYAQQNNLPLQGFLVVAREVASHQQINSKPALEKPLDYSLVWSNANLNEDENSECGCFWLPSPLNGYKALGYVVTKGPKKPSLEAVRCVRDDLTDTCELVRSIVNIDNACQIWKTRPCHRGVRGHGIPVGTFSCENDSTDSKKSRVPCLKNFDSNLRAMPNLEQINALINHYGPTVFFHPQETYLPSSVSWFFENGATLHKKDKKMGEAILPGGSNLPAGGTNDGEYWIDLPDDDRKEHGKVGNLKSAELYAHVKPAHGGTFTDIAMWVFCPFNGPATIKVSFASFALQKVGRHIGDWEHFTLRVSNFSGELSSVYFSQHSGGEWVDACNLEFISGNKAIVYSSRNGHASYPHPGCYLMGSEKLGVGVRNDVARSNFSVDSSMQYKIISAGHLGDVVVEPCWLQYMREWGPSITYNSRSEIDTVLSFLPFFLRFTVEAIFNSLPEELYEEEGPTGPKEKNNWEGDERS, from the exons ATGGGCGGCTGGAGCTGGCTTTGCTGCGGCCGATCcaacgccggcggcgccgcggtccGGCTCCCCGAGCCGTTCCACCTGCCGGCGCCCTTGCCCGAGTGGCCGCAAG GAGGAAGTTTTGCTAAGGGCACAATATGCATAGGAGAGCTTGATGTTGTGAATATTACTAAGTTCCGGAGTATATGGAGCTGCTCAGGAGCTTCATTTTATGAGCCAGATGGAGTTCCTGATGGTTTCCACTGTCTTGGGCACTATGCACAACAGAATAACCTCCCCTTACAGGGATTTCTTGTTGTGGCAAGGGAAGTGGCTAGTCACCAGCAGATTAATAGCAAGCCCGCCCTTGAGAAACCATTAGATTACTCCCTTGTTTGGAGCAATGCTAACTTAAATGAAGATGAGAACAGCGAATGTGGTTGCTTCTGGTTGCCATCTCCACTGAATGGGTATAAAGCCCTTGGCTATGTGGTTACTAAAGGACCAAAGAAGCCCTCACTGGAGGCAGTTCGATGTGTGCGAGATGACCTAACAGACACATGTGAACTTGTTCGTTCAATTGTAAATATCGATAATGCATGCCAAATTTGGAAGACAAGGCCTTGCCACCGAGGAGTGAGAGGACATGGTATACCGGTTGGCACATTCTCTTGTGAAAATGATTCAACAGACAGTAAGAAATCAAGAGTTCCCTGCTTGAAAAATTTCGACTCGAATTTGAGAGCCATGCCTAATTTGGAGCAGATCAATGCTCTGATCAATCACTATGGCCCAACTGTTTTCTTCCACCCACAAGAGACCTACTTACCATCATCCGTTTCTTGGTTCTTTGAGAATGGAGCTACATTGCACAAGAAAGACAAAAAAATGGGAGAAGCCATACTCCCTGGTGGCTCGAACCTGCCTGCTGGTGGAACAAATGATGGTGAGTATTGGATTGATCTCCCTGATGATGATAGGAAAGAACATGGCAAAGTTGGCAATCTGAAGAGTGCTGAGCTATATGCTCATGTGAAGCCAGCTCATGGAGGGACCTTCACTGACATTGCCATGTGGGTATTCTGCCCATTCAACGGGCCTGCAACGATCAAGGTTAGCTTTGCAAGCTTTGCTCTACAGAAAGTTGGTAGACATATTGGAGACTGGGAGCATTTCACCCTCCGAGTGAGTAACTTCTCGGGTGAGTTGTCATCTGTCTACTTCTCGCAGCACAGTGGGGGTGAATGGGTAGATGCTTGCAATTTGGAGTTCATCTCAGGAAACAAAGCAATTGTGTACTCGTCCAGGAATGGACATGCAAGCTACCCCCACCCAGGCTGCTATCTGATGGGGTCTGAGAAGCTTGGTGTTGGAGTAAGAAATGATGTGGCTCGAAGTAATTTTTCAGTTGATTCAAGCATGCAGTATAAAATCATCTCTGCAGGACATCTGGGAGATGTTGTGGTGGAACCATGCTGGCTGCAGTACATGAGGGAGTGGGGCCCGTCCATAACATACAACTCACGTTCCGAGATAGACACGGTGCTTAGCTTCTTGCCGTTCTTTCTCCGGTTCACAGTGGAAGCAATATTCAACAGCCTTCCGGAAGAATTGTACGAGGAGGAAGGTCCTACAGGACCCAAGGAGAAGAACAACTGGGAAGGGGATGAGAGATCCTAG
- the LOC120691137 gene encoding uncharacterized protein LOC120691137 isoform X1 encodes MAAGEQQPQLGATRVSSSSSTGSGRLVTPFWKEKYERDARRYWDIFYKRHEDKFFKDRHYLDKEWGKYFEGQDGEKMVLLEVGCGAGNTIFPLLSTFPDIFVHACDFSPRAVDLVKKHKDFRPDRLNAFVCDITSEQLTENMEPSSADIVTMIFVLSAVAPDKMPLVLQNVRSVLKHGGRVLFRDYAFGDLAQERLMSKGQQISENFYVRGDGTRAYYFSNEYLVDLFSKCGFTLEEICVHNKQVENRSLDLVMNRNWIQATFTLDSSDSQSLNGQRDLHVCEGKEDKLVADSSKNKSSSEEIDLSEDFGNMFGTSHNLDEVQIIGIKAKGHDFKIKMLTKEYQHTCKLTGLMLWESAQLMCSLLAENPLIVAGKRVLELGCGSAGICSLVAASSAQFVVATDGDAESLNLLKQNISSNLEPNLLDRIMIRKLFWGNKDDLREVRELSGNDTGFDCIIGTDVTYNPDAVLPLFKTARELISDKANEDARAAFILSYIQRRVDENSILSNAMAQGFRLVDKWINGVHDSNGIIGSWFSGNDVCSAYRNTTLSILYFEL; translated from the exons ATGGCCGCGGGAGAGCAGCAGCCGCAACTCGGCGCCACGCGGgtctcctcgtcgtcctccaccGGCTCGGGGAGGCTCGTCACTCCCTTCTGGAAAG AGAAGTACGAGAGGGATGCGAGGAGGTACTGGGACATCTTCTACAAGCGCCACGAGGACAAG TTCTTCAAAGATCGACACTACCTGGATAAAGAATGGGGGAAATACTTTGAG GGACAAGATGGAGAGAAGATGGTGCTGCTAGAG GTTGGTTGTGGAGCTGGAAACACGATATTTCCATTGCTGTCCACATTTCCTGATATATTTGTTCATGCCTGTGATTTTTCTCCACGAGCTGTTGACTTGGTGAAG AAGCACAAGGACTTCAGACCTGACCGGTTAAATGCATTTGTTTGTGATATTACATCAGAACAACTAACTGAGAACATGGAACCTTCTTCTGCTGATATTGTAACAATG ATATTTGTGCTCTCTGCAGTTGCACCAGATAAAATGCCTTTAGTTCTGCAGAATGTTAGAAGTGTCCTAAAG CATGGTGGCCGTGTTCTCTTTCGGGACTATGCCTTTGGAGACCTTGCACAG GAAAGGCTTATGTCAAAAGGCCAGCAAATAAGTGAGAACTTCTATGTCAGAGGCGATGGTACG CGTGCGTATTACTTTTCAAATGAATATCTGGTCGACTTATTCTCAAAATGTGGATTTACTCTTGAGGAAATATGTGTGCACAACAAGCAGGTTGAGAACCGTTCACTTGACTTGGTGATGAACAG GAATTGGATCCAAGCTACATTTACCCTCGATTCGTCTGATTCTCAAAGTCTGAATGGTCAACGTGACCTCCATGTGTgtgaaggaaaagaggataagcTAGTTGCTGACTCTTCTAAGAATAAAAGTAGTAGTGAAGAAATTGATCTTTCCGAGGATTTCGGCAACATGTTTGGGACATCACACAACCTTGATGAG GTACAAATCATTGGAATCAAAGCAAAAGGTCACGACTTCAAAATAAAAATGCTCACAAAGGAATACCAGCACACCTGCAAATTAACTGGCTTAATGCTTTGGGAATCAGCTCAACTCATGTGCAGTCTGTTAGCAGAGAATCCTCTCATTGTTGCAGGCAAAAGGGTCCTGGAGCTGGGCTGTGGCTCGGCTGGCATCTGCTCATTGGTTGCTGCAAGTTCCGCTCAGTTTGTTGTAGCTACAGATGGGGATGCAGAATCACTGAACCTCCTCAAACAGAATATCTCTTCAAATTTGGAGCCTAATTTGCTCGACAGAATTATGATTAGGAAGTTATTTTGGGGTAACAAAGATGATTTGAGGGAGGTGAGAGAGCTTTCTGGCAATGACACAGGTTTTGACTGCATAATAGGCACCGACGTCACCTACAATCCTGATGCTGTACTTCCTCTCTTCAAGACTGCCAGAGAACTCATTTCTGACAAAGCTAACGAGGATGCAAGGGCAGCTTTTATTCTTAGCTACATTCAGCGCCGTGTTGATGAGAATTCTATCCTTTCTAATGCAATGGCCCAGGGTTTCAGGCTTGTGGACAAATGGATAAATGGAGTTCATGACAGTAATGGTATTATTGGTTCTTGGTTCTCTGGTAATGATGTTTGTAGCGCTTACCGAAACACGACACTTTCGATATTGTATTTTGAATTGTGA
- the LOC120691137 gene encoding uncharacterized protein LOC120691137 isoform X2, whose amino-acid sequence MVLLEVGCGAGNTIFPLLSTFPDIFVHACDFSPRAVDLVKKHKDFRPDRLNAFVCDITSEQLTENMEPSSADIVTMIFVLSAVAPDKMPLVLQNVRSVLKHGGRVLFRDYAFGDLAQERLMSKGQQISENFYVRGDGTRAYYFSNEYLVDLFSKCGFTLEEICVHNKQVENRSLDLVMNRNWIQATFTLDSSDSQSLNGQRDLHVCEGKEDKLVADSSKNKSSSEEIDLSEDFGNMFGTSHNLDEVQIIGIKAKGHDFKIKMLTKEYQHTCKLTGLMLWESAQLMCSLLAENPLIVAGKRVLELGCGSAGICSLVAASSAQFVVATDGDAESLNLLKQNISSNLEPNLLDRIMIRKLFWGNKDDLREVRELSGNDTGFDCIIGTDVTYNPDAVLPLFKTARELISDKANEDARAAFILSYIQRRVDENSILSNAMAQGFRLVDKWINGVHDSNGIIGSWFSGNDVCSAYRNTTLSILYFEL is encoded by the exons ATGGTGCTGCTAGAG GTTGGTTGTGGAGCTGGAAACACGATATTTCCATTGCTGTCCACATTTCCTGATATATTTGTTCATGCCTGTGATTTTTCTCCACGAGCTGTTGACTTGGTGAAG AAGCACAAGGACTTCAGACCTGACCGGTTAAATGCATTTGTTTGTGATATTACATCAGAACAACTAACTGAGAACATGGAACCTTCTTCTGCTGATATTGTAACAATG ATATTTGTGCTCTCTGCAGTTGCACCAGATAAAATGCCTTTAGTTCTGCAGAATGTTAGAAGTGTCCTAAAG CATGGTGGCCGTGTTCTCTTTCGGGACTATGCCTTTGGAGACCTTGCACAG GAAAGGCTTATGTCAAAAGGCCAGCAAATAAGTGAGAACTTCTATGTCAGAGGCGATGGTACG CGTGCGTATTACTTTTCAAATGAATATCTGGTCGACTTATTCTCAAAATGTGGATTTACTCTTGAGGAAATATGTGTGCACAACAAGCAGGTTGAGAACCGTTCACTTGACTTGGTGATGAACAG GAATTGGATCCAAGCTACATTTACCCTCGATTCGTCTGATTCTCAAAGTCTGAATGGTCAACGTGACCTCCATGTGTgtgaaggaaaagaggataagcTAGTTGCTGACTCTTCTAAGAATAAAAGTAGTAGTGAAGAAATTGATCTTTCCGAGGATTTCGGCAACATGTTTGGGACATCACACAACCTTGATGAG GTACAAATCATTGGAATCAAAGCAAAAGGTCACGACTTCAAAATAAAAATGCTCACAAAGGAATACCAGCACACCTGCAAATTAACTGGCTTAATGCTTTGGGAATCAGCTCAACTCATGTGCAGTCTGTTAGCAGAGAATCCTCTCATTGTTGCAGGCAAAAGGGTCCTGGAGCTGGGCTGTGGCTCGGCTGGCATCTGCTCATTGGTTGCTGCAAGTTCCGCTCAGTTTGTTGTAGCTACAGATGGGGATGCAGAATCACTGAACCTCCTCAAACAGAATATCTCTTCAAATTTGGAGCCTAATTTGCTCGACAGAATTATGATTAGGAAGTTATTTTGGGGTAACAAAGATGATTTGAGGGAGGTGAGAGAGCTTTCTGGCAATGACACAGGTTTTGACTGCATAATAGGCACCGACGTCACCTACAATCCTGATGCTGTACTTCCTCTCTTCAAGACTGCCAGAGAACTCATTTCTGACAAAGCTAACGAGGATGCAAGGGCAGCTTTTATTCTTAGCTACATTCAGCGCCGTGTTGATGAGAATTCTATCCTTTCTAATGCAATGGCCCAGGGTTTCAGGCTTGTGGACAAATGGATAAATGGAGTTCATGACAGTAATGGTATTATTGGTTCTTGGTTCTCTGGTAATGATGTTTGTAGCGCTTACCGAAACACGACACTTTCGATATTGTATTTTGAATTGTGA